In Microvirgula aerodenitrificans DSM 15089, the DNA window GCTGGAAGCAGAGTCGGATAGCGGAACTGCTGCCGCATCGGTGGTCGGCCGAGGAATGATGGCGCGCGTCAACAGGGGTTCACCGGGCGCTTACAATATAGCGCCCTGATCGACGTTCATGTAGATCGTGTGTGGAGCGTCTTAAAGCAATTTGGTGGAATCAGTCAATGGCATCCGGTCATTTCGGAAAGCCTGATTGAGGGCGACCAGGCGGACGGTCTGGTTGGCTGTATCCGTCGGCTCACTTTGCAGGATGGTGCCGTGCTGCGCGAGCGCTTGCTGATGGTAGACGAGCGCGATCAGACATTCTCCTACTGCTTCGAGGAAGCACCACTGCCTTTGGACAACTACATTGCAACCGTCAGATTAGTGCGGCTAACGGATCAGAACAAGACCGTCGTGCAGTGGACCGCCAGCTTCGATACACGCGAGCCCGACCCCAAGGGATTGCAGACGCAGGGCATTCGCGAACTGATCATCTCTGGCCACGAAAGCCTGCAGCGCTATCTGGCTGCGACCCAGACATTCGATCAGTCGCACGGATCCGTAGAACGAACTAAACTGAGAGGAGCCACTATGGACAAGCACATTGAGCCAGTGCCGCTAGACAAAGCCTACCGCTT includes these proteins:
- a CDS encoding flavin reductase, coding for MGGRPRNDGARQQGFTGRLQYSALIDVHVDRVWSVLKQFGGISQWHPVISESLIEGDQADGLVGCIRRLTLQDGAVLRERLLMVDERDQTFSYCFEEAPLPLDNYIATVRLVRLTDQNKTVVQWTASFDTREPDPKGLQTQGIRELIISGHESLQRYLAATQTFDQSHGSVERTKLRGATMDKHIEPVPLDKAYRLLNHGPTVLVSARNDGTDNVMAAAWACALDYSPPKLTVVLDKIAKTRDLVEKSGTFVIQVPTVAQLDLTYQVGHRSLHHEPDKLVRSGVKLFEIDGYDQPLVAGCSAWLVCRLIPESHNQDTYDLFIGEIVAAWSDTRVFKDGHWCFETADPALRSLHHVAGGHFYAIGQAQDIGRGMPD